In Candidatus Binatia bacterium, one DNA window encodes the following:
- a CDS encoding arylsulfatase: MPSRYPERRGRSAAWLSALLALLAAVVPAAAQPAPATQPADAKRPNVLVVLIDDGGFTDLGPYGGEARTPNIDRLAERGALFTSHHSSPLCSPSRAMLLTGIDNHRTGVATIEEVIPPEHEGQPGYTLHLEPGVETVATRLKRAGYRTYMAGKWHLGHGPGDLPNAHGFDRSLALDASGADNWAPKPYMPYYADAPWFEDGEPARMPESYYSSELLVDRLIQYLTEDQGRSEPFFAYLSYQAVHIPVQAPGEITARYAGRFDAGWEVVRRERWRRARALGIIPIDAPLGPIPPQLRSWALLTDDERQIYAKSMAVYAAMIEALDHHLGRLLAWLDERGELENTLVIVTSDNGPEPSDPVHAPGMNVWMALHGYSWELDNLGERGSLNFIGPEWATAAGSPGSLFKFYTTEGGIRVPLVIAGPGVTPGTRVRTPTFVTDVTPTILEIAGVSAEGGGVPITGRSLGPVLRGEAERAHPVDAPVGVEVAGNAALFKGDMKLVRNMPPWGDGAWHLYDIARDPGETEDLSASRPELVAEMLRDYEAYMQEMGVLPMPEGYDVQRQIIRNSIKRQVQHNMGFLAVVAAVLLAAAAFVVRRRRRTRHARAAH; this comes from the coding sequence ATGCCCTCCCGGTACCCCGAGCGCCGCGGACGAAGCGCGGCGTGGCTGTCGGCGCTCCTCGCGCTGCTCGCAGCGGTCGTCCCGGCCGCGGCGCAGCCCGCACCGGCGACGCAGCCCGCCGACGCGAAGCGCCCGAACGTGCTCGTCGTCCTCATCGACGACGGCGGCTTCACCGACCTCGGTCCGTACGGCGGCGAGGCGCGGACGCCGAACATCGACCGTCTCGCCGAGCGCGGCGCGCTGTTCACGAGCCACCACAGCTCGCCCCTGTGCTCGCCGTCGCGCGCGATGCTGCTCACCGGCATCGACAACCACCGCACCGGGGTCGCGACGATCGAGGAGGTCATTCCGCCCGAGCACGAGGGCCAGCCGGGCTACACGCTGCACCTCGAGCCCGGCGTCGAGACGGTCGCGACGCGGCTCAAGCGCGCCGGCTACCGGACCTACATGGCGGGCAAGTGGCACCTCGGACACGGCCCGGGCGACCTGCCGAACGCGCACGGCTTCGACCGCTCGCTCGCGCTCGACGCGTCCGGCGCCGACAACTGGGCGCCGAAGCCGTACATGCCGTACTACGCGGACGCGCCGTGGTTCGAGGACGGCGAGCCCGCCAGGATGCCGGAGTCGTACTACTCCTCGGAGCTGCTCGTCGACCGGTTGATTCAGTACTTGACGGAAGACCAGGGCCGCTCCGAGCCGTTCTTCGCCTACCTGTCGTACCAGGCGGTGCACATCCCGGTGCAGGCGCCGGGCGAGATCACGGCGCGCTACGCAGGACGCTTCGACGCCGGCTGGGAGGTCGTGCGGCGCGAGCGCTGGCGGCGCGCGCGCGCCCTCGGGATCATCCCGATCGACGCGCCGCTCGGTCCGATTCCTCCACAGCTGCGCTCCTGGGCGTTGCTCACCGACGACGAGCGGCAGATCTACGCGAAGAGCATGGCGGTGTACGCCGCGATGATCGAGGCGCTCGACCACCACCTCGGTCGGCTGCTCGCCTGGCTCGACGAGCGCGGCGAGCTCGAGAACACGCTCGTCATCGTCACCTCGGACAACGGGCCCGAGCCGAGCGACCCGGTGCACGCGCCGGGGATGAACGTCTGGATGGCGCTTCACGGCTACAGCTGGGAGCTCGACAACCTCGGCGAGCGCGGCAGCCTCAACTTCATCGGTCCCGAGTGGGCGACGGCGGCGGGATCGCCCGGCAGCTTGTTCAAGTTCTACACCACGGAGGGCGGCATCCGCGTGCCGCTCGTCATCGCGGGACCGGGCGTCACGCCGGGGACGCGCGTGCGCACGCCGACCTTCGTCACCGACGTCACGCCGACGATCCTCGAGATCGCCGGGGTTTCCGCCGAGGGCGGCGGCGTGCCGATCACCGGACGCAGCCTCGGCCCGGTGCTGCGCGGCGAGGCGGAGCGCGCCCACCCGGTGGACGCGCCGGTCGGCGTCGAGGTGGCGGGCAACGCGGCGCTCTTCAAGGGCGACATGAAGCTCGTGCGCAACATGCCGCCGTGGGGCGACGGCGCGTGGCACCTCTACGACATCGCGCGCGACCCCGGCGAGACCGAGGACCTCTCCGCATCGCGCCCCGAGCTCGTCGCCGAGATGCTGCGCGACTACGAGGCCTACATGCAGGAGATGGGCGTCCTGCCGATGCCCGAAGGCTACGACGTCCAGCGGCAGATCATCCGCAACTCCATCAAGCGCCAGGTGCAGCACAACATGGGGTTCCTCGCGGTGGTCGCGGCCGTTCTGCTCGCCGCCGCAGCGTTCGTCGTGCGGCGCCGACGTCGCACCCGCCACGCGCGCGCCGCGCATTGA
- a CDS encoding sigma-70 family RNA polymerase sigma factor: MSAGGPTSRDPSDGPGLTLGDLLHSDSKVPVSEEEWVDLVRRVAAGDERALRALYDRASRIVFTLSMRITDDRQAAEEVTLDVFHDVWRRAASYDAANGTVVGWIMNQARSRSIDRLRAGRRKKRVDHQPGILAAASDDPQDDASRREEGRALHGALTVLNPKERRAIEMAYFSGLTHAEVAERLEEPLGTVKTRIRSGLDKLRRALVGRKQP, encoded by the coding sequence GTGAGCGCCGGAGGCCCGACAAGCCGCGATCCGTCTGATGGCCCCGGCCTGACCCTCGGTGACCTCCTCCACTCCGACAGCAAGGTCCCGGTCTCCGAGGAGGAGTGGGTCGACCTCGTGCGGCGCGTCGCGGCCGGCGACGAGCGCGCCCTGCGCGCGCTCTACGACCGCGCGAGCCGCATCGTCTTCACGCTGAGCATGCGGATCACGGACGATCGACAAGCGGCGGAGGAGGTGACGCTCGACGTCTTCCACGACGTCTGGCGTCGCGCCGCGTCCTACGACGCCGCGAACGGCACGGTGGTCGGCTGGATCATGAACCAGGCGCGCTCGCGCTCCATCGACCGACTGCGCGCCGGACGTCGCAAGAAGCGCGTCGACCATCAGCCCGGGATTCTCGCCGCAGCATCGGACGATCCGCAGGACGACGCGTCCCGCCGGGAGGAGGGCAGGGCGCTGCACGGCGCGCTGACCGTCCTGAACCCGAAGGAGCGCCGGGCGATCGAGATGGCCTACTTCTCCGGGCTGACCCATGCCGAGGTCGCGGAGCGCCTCGAGGAGCCGCTCGGCACCGTAAAGACACGAATTCGCTCCGGGCTCGACAAGCTGCGCCGGGCGCTCGTCGGGAGGAAGCAGCCATGA
- a CDS encoding cupin domain-containing protein: MSGAARMHDAEHADALLLYVLQMLPTSEAAAVEERLASCAECRSEAQSLHGVVDRFVDWPTDVLRPSVALWGRLAERVGIGSDAARAGAARAPRASAPTADRAMGEPSAAAWTAPQWTEPEWTQAAPGIHVKLLASDAARQRVSMLVRLAPGVDYPPHRHAGVEELHLLEGELWIDDRKLLPGDFNRAEPGTADKRVWSETGCTCVLITSPRDELG, translated from the coding sequence ATGAGCGGGGCGGCGCGGATGCACGACGCCGAGCACGCCGACGCGCTGCTGCTCTACGTGCTGCAGATGCTGCCGACGAGCGAGGCCGCCGCGGTGGAGGAGCGCCTCGCGAGCTGCGCCGAGTGCCGAAGCGAGGCGCAGTCGCTGCACGGCGTCGTCGACCGCTTCGTCGACTGGCCGACCGACGTGCTGCGTCCGTCGGTCGCGCTGTGGGGCCGTCTCGCCGAGCGCGTCGGGATCGGATCCGATGCCGCGCGCGCCGGCGCAGCGCGCGCGCCGCGCGCGAGCGCGCCGACCGCAGACCGGGCCATGGGAGAGCCGTCCGCGGCCGCCTGGACCGCCCCGCAGTGGACCGAGCCCGAGTGGACCCAGGCCGCGCCGGGGATCCACGTCAAGCTGCTCGCGAGCGACGCGGCGAGGCAGCGCGTCAGCATGCTCGTGCGGCTCGCGCCGGGCGTCGACTACCCGCCGCACCGCCACGCCGGCGTCGAGGAGCTGCACCTGCTCGAGGGCGAGCTCTGGATCGACGACCGCAAGCTCCTGCCCGGCGACTTCAACCGCGCCGAGCCCGGCACCGCCGACAAGCGCGTCTGGAGCGAGACCGGCTGCACCTGCGTGCTGATCACCTCGCCGCGGGACGAGCTGGGCTAG
- a CDS encoding S8 family serine peptidase produces the protein MRRFGSGLLLTLAAVLLAASAADAQLARRFKSELYEANPDLTKVASPLLEARKLAREGKSKAQVQRAVPALPFRAGLPEIEVRLSELTPEILDQLRAAGLIVEESHPKYARVIGWCDPLQLDAVAAIPQVRTIHPNYPPEKSVGAVTSQADLSIAVQQARAEFGVDGSGVPVGILSDSFAALTPSSVSGVGCSRLVTGTSSQLTADLPPTVQVLEDFDGEDEGRAMAELVHDLAPGSPILFHTAFESEAGFASGIDALRACGAKVIVDDVSYLTAPMFQDGIVAQAAQAAVEAGVPYFSSAGNQGRFGVDAVFTSAVPGMAGFDLHDFGGGQTLARITLPDRCRARAVLQWTDPFDGTLGPGATTDLDLLVFSCSDGSCDLRDDLSSVTPQGCSRQGGVGGDPVELVALPQTSGEARTYYLAVDRACGDAKRFRVVLYPSCTDPANYDTEIFRDAEIAGHAAAAGVIAVAAVDYREIDSGGAFMPPADVINVQRYSSLGGEIPFYFGPTGEPLPNAPVLRAKPEIAAPDGTDTTFFIPGVDPDNTGFPNFFGTSAAAPHAAAVAALMLQKNPTLSPAGVLAALIDSALDIEAPGYDFLSGYGLVDAVGAVAEAAKPAPSPTLAQLENPAPGSAQSGIGLISGWVCNATKVQYQVDGGEPKDLAYGTSRLDTVGVCGDADNGFGGLLSWSVLGDGEHTLRVLADGVEIASSTFTVTTFGVEFLAGASGDYPISNFPRPGDSLLLRWQEPLQSFVIAAFAPAPAGAALAAEASSGDSATAATASALRVRANPELDAAATQASPLGVLENPAPSSFQSGIGIVSGWVCDATEVTLSIDGGTPSRAGYGTSRRDTEAVCGDTDNGFGLLLNWALLGDGTHTVTAYADGVPFGEATFTVTTLGSEFVIGATGEYVLPDFAGRDVTVRWEQAQQGFVIVDVE, from the coding sequence ATGCGAAGGTTCGGCTCCGGTCTTCTCCTCACGCTCGCCGCGGTTCTCCTCGCAGCGAGCGCTGCGGACGCGCAGCTCGCACGACGCTTCAAGAGCGAGCTCTACGAGGCCAATCCCGACCTCACGAAGGTCGCCTCCCCGCTGCTCGAAGCGCGCAAGCTCGCTCGCGAGGGCAAGAGCAAAGCGCAAGTGCAGCGCGCGGTGCCCGCGCTTCCGTTCCGAGCCGGCCTGCCCGAGATCGAGGTGCGCCTCTCCGAGCTCACGCCGGAGATCCTCGACCAGCTGCGCGCGGCCGGTCTGATCGTCGAGGAAAGCCATCCGAAGTACGCGCGGGTCATCGGCTGGTGCGATCCCCTGCAGCTCGACGCGGTGGCCGCGATCCCGCAGGTGCGGACCATCCATCCGAACTACCCGCCCGAGAAGAGCGTCGGCGCCGTCACCAGCCAGGCGGATCTTTCGATCGCCGTGCAGCAGGCGCGCGCCGAGTTCGGCGTCGACGGCTCCGGGGTGCCGGTCGGCATCCTGTCGGACAGCTTCGCCGCGCTGACCCCCAGCAGCGTCTCGGGCGTCGGCTGCTCGCGCCTCGTCACCGGCACCTCGTCGCAGCTCACCGCCGACCTGCCGCCGACCGTGCAGGTCCTGGAGGACTTCGATGGCGAGGACGAAGGCCGCGCCATGGCCGAGCTCGTGCACGACCTCGCGCCTGGGTCGCCGATCCTGTTCCACACCGCGTTCGAGAGCGAGGCCGGCTTCGCGAGCGGCATCGACGCCCTGCGCGCGTGCGGCGCGAAGGTGATCGTCGACGACGTGTCCTACCTCACGGCGCCGATGTTTCAGGACGGCATCGTCGCGCAGGCGGCACAGGCCGCGGTGGAGGCGGGCGTGCCGTACTTCAGCTCGGCGGGCAACCAAGGTCGCTTCGGCGTCGACGCCGTGTTCACCTCCGCGGTGCCCGGCATGGCCGGCTTCGACCTGCACGACTTCGGCGGGGGCCAGACCCTCGCGCGCATCACGCTGCCGGACCGCTGCAGGGCGAGAGCGGTCCTGCAGTGGACCGATCCGTTCGACGGAACGCTCGGGCCCGGCGCCACGACCGACCTCGACCTGCTGGTCTTCTCGTGCAGCGACGGCTCGTGCGACCTTCGCGACGACCTGTCCAGCGTGACCCCGCAGGGCTGCAGCCGTCAGGGCGGCGTCGGTGGCGACCCCGTCGAGCTCGTCGCGCTCCCGCAGACGAGCGGCGAAGCCCGGACCTACTACCTGGCGGTGGATCGCGCGTGCGGCGACGCGAAGCGCTTCCGCGTCGTGCTCTATCCATCCTGCACCGACCCGGCGAACTACGACACGGAGATCTTCCGCGACGCCGAGATCGCCGGGCACGCGGCGGCCGCGGGTGTGATCGCGGTCGCTGCGGTCGACTACCGCGAGATCGACTCGGGCGGAGCGTTCATGCCGCCCGCCGACGTGATCAACGTCCAGCGCTACAGCTCGCTCGGCGGCGAGATCCCCTTCTACTTCGGGCCGACGGGCGAGCCGCTTCCCAACGCCCCGGTGCTCCGCGCGAAGCCGGAGATCGCGGCCCCGGACGGCACCGACACGACGTTCTTCATTCCCGGCGTCGATCCGGACAACACCGGCTTCCCGAACTTCTTCGGCACCTCGGCCGCGGCGCCGCACGCCGCGGCGGTGGCGGCGCTCATGCTGCAGAAGAACCCGACGCTGTCGCCCGCGGGCGTGCTCGCGGCGCTGATCGACAGCGCGCTCGACATCGAGGCGCCGGGCTACGACTTCCTCTCGGGCTACGGCTTGGTCGACGCGGTCGGCGCGGTCGCGGAGGCGGCGAAGCCCGCTCCGTCGCCGACGCTGGCGCAGCTCGAGAATCCCGCCCCGGGGAGCGCGCAGAGCGGCATCGGCCTGATCTCGGGCTGGGTCTGCAACGCGACGAAGGTCCAGTACCAGGTCGACGGCGGCGAGCCGAAGGACCTCGCCTACGGCACGTCGCGCCTCGACACCGTCGGGGTGTGCGGCGACGCCGACAACGGCTTCGGGGGGCTGCTGAGCTGGAGCGTGCTCGGCGACGGCGAGCACACGCTGCGCGTCCTCGCCGACGGCGTCGAGATCGCGAGCTCGACCTTCACGGTGACGACGTTCGGCGTGGAGTTCCTTGCCGGCGCGAGCGGCGACTACCCGATCTCGAACTTCCCGCGGCCGGGCGACTCCTTGCTGCTCCGCTGGCAGGAGCCGCTGCAGAGCTTCGTCATCGCCGCCTTCGCGCCAGCGCCGGCCGGCGCAGCGCTCGCGGCCGAAGCCAGCTCCGGCGACTCCGCCACGGCGGCGACGGCGAGCGCGCTGCGCGTGCGCGCGAACCCGGAGCTCGACGCCGCGGCGACGCAGGCGAGCCCGCTCGGCGTGCTCGAGAACCCGGCGCCGTCCTCGTTCCAGAGCGGCATCGGCATCGTCTCCGGCTGGGTGTGCGATGCGACCGAGGTCACGTTGAGCATCGACGGCGGGACGCCGTCGCGGGCCGGCTACGGGACCTCGCGGCGCGACACCGAGGCCGTGTGCGGCGACACGGACAACGGCTTCGGACTCCTGCTCAACTGGGCTCTGCTCGGCGACGGCACGCACACCGTCACCGCGTACGCCGACGGCGTGCCGTTCGGCGAGGCGACCTTCACGGTGACGACGCTCGGCAGCGAGTTCGTGATCGGCGCCACGGGCGAGTACGTGCTGCCCGACTTCGCGGGCCGCGACGTCACCGTGCGCTGGGAGCAGGCGCAGCAGGGCTTCGTGATCGTCGACGTCGAGTGA
- a CDS encoding cation:proton antiporter has product MHGAHDFLQALAVVLCVAAITTVVFQRLRQPVVLGYILAGVIVGPNVPIPLVADMGIVQTLSEVGVILLMFSLGLEFSLRKLFAVGPGAGATAIIQCSLLLWLGYVIARGFGWTTQESIFTGAIICVSSTTIIAKVFDEQGIRGRLRDLVVGVLIVEDLIAILLMAILTALASGTGLSASSLAVTGMRLLAFLSILLIVGLFIVPRTMRFVVRIGRDETTLVASIGICFAIALFALEFGYSVALGAFLAGSLIAESGQAHEVERLVQPVRDVFAAVFFVSVGMLIDPTQLLEYAIPITVITLTVILGKLVSVGIGAFLTGNGIRTSVQAGMSLAQIGEFSFIIAGLGRALGATGDFLYPVAVAVSAITTLTTPWLIRVSGSLASFVEHSLPKPMQTFAVLYGSWWDRLGTASSDEPRSVSRVHHLVRLLLIDALVISVLAFAGAIGRPRLAPVVSEYLSVSLQTAHVLVLIANVILALPFAIGIVRVSRSLSYALAARAFPEAEPGGLDFAAAARRAMVVSLQIVFALAVAMPLVAITQPVLGGSGSALLVAGLLGILLISLWRSTTNLDAHVRAGAQVVVEALARQSAGAGEEHSMEDVHRLLPGIGEPETVRIPPGGLAVGKSLAELDLRATTGATVLAISRDGAGIAVPQATEVLRAGDILAVAGTQEAILAARELLSRRP; this is encoded by the coding sequence ATGCACGGGGCACACGACTTCCTGCAAGCCCTCGCCGTCGTGCTCTGCGTCGCCGCGATCACGACCGTCGTCTTCCAGCGACTCCGCCAGCCGGTGGTGCTCGGCTACATCCTGGCCGGCGTCATCGTCGGCCCGAACGTGCCGATCCCGCTGGTCGCCGACATGGGCATCGTGCAGACGCTGTCCGAGGTCGGCGTCATCCTGCTGATGTTCTCGCTCGGGCTCGAGTTCAGCCTGCGCAAGCTCTTCGCGGTCGGACCCGGCGCCGGCGCGACCGCGATCATCCAGTGCAGCCTGCTGCTCTGGCTCGGCTACGTCATCGCGCGCGGCTTCGGCTGGACGACGCAGGAGAGCATCTTCACCGGCGCGATCATCTGCGTCTCGAGCACGACGATCATCGCCAAGGTGTTCGACGAGCAGGGGATCCGCGGGCGCCTGCGCGACCTCGTGGTCGGCGTGCTGATCGTCGAGGACCTGATCGCGATCCTGCTGATGGCGATCCTCACCGCGCTCGCGAGCGGAACGGGGCTGTCGGCGAGCTCGCTCGCCGTCACCGGCATGCGCCTGCTCGCCTTCCTCTCGATCCTGCTGATCGTCGGGCTGTTCATCGTGCCGCGCACGATGCGCTTCGTCGTGCGCATCGGGCGCGACGAGACGACGCTCGTCGCGAGCATCGGCATCTGCTTCGCGATCGCGCTTTTCGCGCTCGAGTTCGGCTACTCGGTCGCGCTCGGCGCGTTCCTCGCGGGTTCGCTGATCGCGGAATCGGGTCAAGCGCACGAGGTCGAGCGGCTCGTGCAGCCGGTGCGCGACGTCTTCGCGGCGGTCTTCTTCGTCTCGGTCGGCATGTTGATCGACCCGACGCAGCTCCTCGAGTACGCGATCCCGATCACCGTGATCACGCTGACCGTGATCCTCGGCAAGCTCGTCAGCGTCGGAATCGGCGCGTTCCTCACCGGCAACGGCATCCGCACCTCGGTGCAGGCCGGCATGTCGCTCGCGCAGATCGGCGAGTTCTCGTTCATCATCGCCGGGCTCGGCCGCGCGCTCGGCGCGACCGGCGACTTCCTCTACCCGGTCGCCGTCGCGGTGTCGGCCATCACGACGCTCACCACGCCGTGGTTGATCCGCGTCTCCGGATCGCTCGCGAGCTTCGTCGAGCACAGCCTGCCGAAGCCGATGCAGACCTTCGCGGTGCTCTACGGATCGTGGTGGGACCGGCTCGGCACCGCCTCGAGCGACGAGCCGCGCTCGGTGTCGCGCGTGCACCACCTCGTGCGCCTGCTCCTGATCGACGCGCTCGTGATCAGCGTGCTCGCGTTCGCCGGCGCGATCGGCCGGCCGCGGCTCGCGCCGGTCGTCTCGGAGTACCTGTCGGTGTCGCTGCAGACGGCGCACGTGCTCGTGCTAATCGCGAACGTGATCCTCGCCCTGCCCTTCGCGATCGGCATCGTCCGCGTGTCGCGCTCGCTGAGCTACGCGCTCGCCGCGCGCGCCTTCCCGGAGGCCGAGCCGGGCGGGCTCGACTTCGCCGCCGCGGCGCGGCGCGCGATGGTGGTGTCGCTGCAGATCGTGTTCGCGCTCGCGGTGGCGATGCCGCTGGTCGCGATCACGCAGCCGGTGCTCGGCGGCTCGGGGAGCGCGCTGCTGGTCGCGGGGCTGCTCGGCATCCTGCTGATCTCGCTGTGGCGCAGCACGACCAATCTCGACGCCCACGTCCGCGCGGGCGCGCAGGTCGTCGTCGAGGCGCTCGCGCGTCAGTCGGCAGGCGCGGGCGAGGAGCACTCGATGGAGGACGTCCACCGGCTGCTGCCCGGCATCGGCGAGCCCGAGACGGTGCGCATCCCGCCGGGCGGGCTCGCGGTCGGCAAGAGCCTCGCGGAGCTCGACCTGCGCGCCACGACCGGCGCGACCGTGCTCGCGATCTCGCGCGACGGCGCGGGCATCGCCGTCCCGCAGGCGACCGAGGTGCTGCGCGCGGGCGACATCCTCGCCGTCGCCGGAACGCAGGAGGCGATCCTCGCCGCGCGCGAGCTGCTGAGCCGGCGTCCGTAA